The Peptococcaceae bacterium genome has a segment encoding these proteins:
- a CDS encoding MoaD/ThiS family protein, producing MAVFRFNLTLIKAAGQKELVVSLGEPAALTELLEKIGIAPGEVGIVIKNGKWAPVDCLVEENDNIELFPVLQGG from the coding sequence ATGGCCGTGTTCCGGTTTAATTTGACGTTGATCAAAGCAGCCGGCCAAAAAGAACTGGTCGTCTCTCTGGGGGAGCCGGCAGCGCTAACCGAACTTCTGGAAAAGATAGGGATCGCTCCCGGCGAGGTCGGCATCGTTATCAAAAACGGCAAATGGGCGCCCGTTGACTGCCTTGTTGAGGAAAACGACAACATTGAGCTGTTTCCGGTTCTCCAGGGAGGGTAA